Proteins encoded together in one Deinococcus irradiatisoli window:
- the rsmI gene encoding 16S rRNA (cytidine(1402)-2'-O)-methyltransferase, whose protein sequence is MSEDSVPGGLHLWLVPTPVGNLGDITLRAVEVLRQADAVACEDTRRTAALLTHLGLSRPLVRLDAHTMGRAEGVLSQYPRLAYVSDAGSPGISDPGSELVQLAVQLGGRVEALPGATALIPALVLSGLNTARFTFEGFLPRSGRERRERLSAVAQRAETSVLYESPHRLHATLQELAAACGEGRAASVTRELSKKFEETVRGPLKELAHHFEAGVRGEIVVVVAGKASDEQLPGETKPDYAQLAAGWAAEGKEAREIRALLQAQGLRKNDAYQLALAATGSASKPQVPAEEL, encoded by the coding sequence TTGTCTGAGGACAGCGTTCCCGGCGGCCTGCACCTGTGGCTGGTGCCGACCCCGGTGGGCAACCTCGGCGACATCACCCTGCGGGCCGTCGAGGTGCTCAGACAGGCCGACGCGGTGGCCTGCGAGGACACCCGCCGCACGGCGGCGCTGCTGACCCACCTGGGCCTCTCGCGCCCGCTGGTGCGCCTGGACGCCCACACGATGGGGCGGGCCGAGGGCGTGCTCTCGCAGTACCCACGCCTCGCCTACGTCTCGGACGCGGGCAGCCCCGGCATCAGCGATCCCGGCAGCGAGCTGGTGCAGCTGGCCGTGCAGCTGGGCGGGCGGGTGGAAGCGCTTCCGGGCGCCACCGCCCTGATTCCGGCGCTGGTGCTGTCAGGCCTGAACACCGCCCGCTTCACCTTCGAGGGCTTTTTGCCGCGCTCGGGCCGCGAACGCCGCGAGCGCCTGAGTGCCGTCGCCCAGCGCGCCGAAACCAGCGTGCTGTACGAAAGCCCGCACCGCCTGCACGCCACCCTTCAGGAACTGGCGGCGGCCTGCGGCGAGGGGCGGGCGGCCTCGGTGACGCGCGAACTCAGCAAGAAGTTCGAGGAAACGGTGCGCGGGCCATTGAAGGAACTCGCACATCACTTCGAGGCTGGTGTGCGCGGCGAGATCGTGGTGGTGGTGGCCGGCAAAGCGTCAGATGAACAGCTGCCCGGCGAAACCAAGCCCGATTACGCCCAGCTGGCGGCCGGGTGGGCGGCCGAGGGCAAGGAGGCCCGTGAAATCCGGGCCTTGTTACAGGCCCAGGGTTTGCGTAAGAATGACGCTTATCAGTTGGCGCTCGCCGCCACAGGAAGCGCTTCCAAACCCCAGGTTCCAGCGGAGGAGTTATGA
- the pfkA gene encoding 6-phosphofructokinase — protein MTTPTTIKRIAVLTSGGDAPGMNAAIRAVVRTATYHGIEVVGVRRGFQGLHQGDLRLLGPRDVANIIQRGGTMLLTARSHTWRTPEGRAAGAQHLREWNVDALVVIGGDGSFHGAHYLQQEHGIPVIGLPGTIDNDLYGTDHTIGYFTAVETALDAVDKLRDTAASHERIFVIEVMGRHAGHIALDVAVAGGAEEVFLPEDEKSLSDLMQVIHDSQARGKASSIIIVAEGYPGGGQGIADAITRDTGIDTRLTVLGHIQRGGSPVSSDRVLASRLGEGAVEALIAGKSNIMVGRTGGGLTYVPFEETWTKRKDVSRALYRCAKVLSI, from the coding sequence ATGACCACACCCACAACCATCAAACGCATCGCGGTGCTGACCAGCGGCGGCGACGCGCCCGGCATGAACGCGGCCATCCGCGCGGTCGTGCGCACCGCCACCTACCACGGCATCGAAGTGGTGGGGGTGCGCCGGGGCTTTCAGGGCCTGCACCAGGGCGACCTGCGCCTGCTCGGCCCCCGCGACGTGGCCAACATCATCCAGCGCGGCGGCACCATGCTGCTCACCGCCCGCTCGCACACCTGGCGCACGCCCGAAGGCCGGGCCGCCGGCGCCCAGCACCTGCGTGAGTGGAACGTGGACGCGCTGGTGGTCATCGGCGGCGACGGCAGCTTTCACGGCGCTCACTACCTGCAGCAGGAACACGGCATTCCGGTGATCGGGCTGCCCGGCACCATCGACAACGACCTCTACGGCACCGACCACACCATCGGTTACTTCACGGCGGTCGAGACGGCCCTCGACGCCGTGGACAAGCTGCGCGACACCGCCGCCAGCCACGAGCGCATCTTCGTGATCGAGGTGATGGGCCGCCACGCCGGACACATCGCCCTGGACGTGGCGGTGGCCGGCGGCGCCGAGGAAGTTTTCCTGCCCGAAGACGAGAAGTCGCTTTCCGATTTGATGCAGGTCATCCACGACAGCCAGGCGCGCGGCAAGGCCAGCAGCATCATCATCGTGGCCGAAGGGTATCCCGGCGGCGGGCAGGGCATCGCCGACGCCATCACCCGCGACACCGGCATCGACACCCGCCTGACGGTGCTGGGCCACATCCAGCGCGGCGGCTCGCCGGTGTCGAGCGACCGGGTGCTGGCTTCGCGGCTGGGCGAGGGCGCGGTCGAGGCGCTGATCGCCGGCAAGTCCAACATCATGGTGGGGCGTACCGGCGGCGGCTTGACCTACGTGCCGTTCGAGGAAACCTGGACCAAACGCAAGGATGTCAGCCGGGCGCTCTACCGCTGCGCCAAGGTGCTGAGCATCTAA